From the genome of Verrucomicrobiia bacterium, one region includes:
- the rplB gene encoding 50S ribosomal protein L2, with protein sequence MAVKSFRPLTPSSRYVTIASFDEITKTTPEKSLVKIRKKTGGRNMYGRVTARARGGGHKQKIRQVDFRRNRHGVPATVVAIEYDPIRTARIALVEYKDGEKSYILAPNGLQVGAKLLSGTMAAPDIGNALPLKNIPPATTIHNLEIVPGKGAQMVRSAGVGAVVMAVDEGYAQVKLPSGEIRRFHQDCYATIGQVGNTEHENIILGKAGRNRHLGQRPMSRGMARNPHDHPNGGGQGKSKGGGGRQHLMSPWGLLAKGKRTRKKYKLSNRFILVRRDGRPMKNK encoded by the coding sequence ATGGCAGTAAAGAGTTTTAGACCGTTGACGCCTTCTTCACGCTACGTGACGATTGCGTCGTTTGACGAGATCACGAAGACCACGCCTGAAAAGAGCCTGGTCAAGATCCGCAAGAAGACCGGTGGCCGTAACATGTATGGCCGTGTGACCGCCCGCGCCCGCGGCGGTGGTCATAAGCAGAAGATTCGCCAGGTGGATTTCCGTCGCAACCGTCATGGTGTGCCGGCCACGGTGGTCGCGATTGAGTATGATCCGATTCGCACGGCCCGTATCGCCTTGGTGGAATACAAGGATGGCGAGAAGAGTTACATCCTCGCTCCGAACGGTCTGCAAGTCGGTGCCAAGCTCCTGAGCGGCACGATGGCGGCTCCGGACATCGGCAACGCGCTTCCGTTGAAGAACATCCCTCCGGCCACGACGATTCATAACTTGGAGATCGTCCCGGGTAAGGGTGCCCAGATGGTGCGTTCCGCCGGTGTTGGTGCGGTGGTGATGGCGGTTGATGAGGGCTATGCCCAAGTCAAGCTGCCTTCCGGCGAAATCCGCCGTTTTCATCAAGATTGCTATGCGACGATCGGCCAGGTCGGCAACACTGAGCATGAGAACATCATCTTGGGCAAAGCCGGTCGCAACCGCCACTTGGGCCAACGCCCGATGAGCCGCGGTATGGCCCGTAACCCGCATGATCACCCGAACGGTGGTGGTCAGGGTAAATCGAAGGGTGGTGGCGGTCGCCAGCATCTGATGTCGCCTTGGGGCCTGCTCGCAAAGGGCAAGCGCACGCGCAAGAAGTACAAACTGTCCAACCGGTTCATTCTCGTCCGTCGGGATGGCCGTCCGATGAAGAACAAGTAA
- the rplW gene encoding 50S ribosomal protein L23, with amino-acid sequence MNAFQVIKSVRLTEKGAIQAEKANQYTVVADRRANKVQIRQAVQELFKVKVTNVNTLNVNGKARRKSTKQAGQTSDWKKALVTLKEGDKISLT; translated from the coding sequence ATGAACGCATTTCAAGTTATCAAGAGTGTGCGCCTGACAGAAAAGGGCGCGATCCAGGCGGAGAAGGCGAACCAGTACACTGTGGTGGCTGATCGCCGGGCCAACAAGGTCCAGATCCGTCAGGCGGTGCAAGAGCTGTTCAAGGTCAAGGTGACCAACGTGAACACGCTGAACGTCAACGGCAAAGCGCGTCGCAAGTCGACCAAGCAAGCCGGCCAAACCTCGGACTGGAAGAAGGCCTTGGTCACCTTGAAAGAGGGCGACAAGATCAGCCTCACCTAA
- the rplD gene encoding 50S ribosomal protein L4, with product MKLTLNDIKGKSLGEVEVNVALVEDGRGTQAVHDAVVAFRAAQRSGTACTKTMGEVAGTGKKPWRQKGTGRARAGSFASPLWVGGGVVFGPKPRDFRKKISRSTKALALRKAFSERLKAEDVVVVDDLKLASAKTKEFLAVLATLKIDGTVLVVSDIDKNLTLATRNVPHAELTDGTTLNTYQLLRNDKVLFTKSALDKFTARLG from the coding sequence ATGAAGCTTACGCTTAACGATATCAAAGGTAAGAGCCTCGGTGAAGTCGAGGTGAACGTTGCCCTCGTCGAAGACGGTCGGGGAACGCAAGCGGTTCACGACGCGGTGGTCGCGTTCCGTGCCGCACAACGCAGCGGCACTGCCTGCACCAAGACGATGGGTGAGGTGGCTGGTACCGGCAAGAAGCCTTGGCGCCAAAAGGGCACAGGTCGCGCCCGCGCCGGTTCCTTCGCCAGCCCTCTGTGGGTCGGCGGTGGTGTGGTGTTCGGCCCGAAGCCGCGTGACTTCCGCAAGAAGATCTCCCGCAGCACGAAGGCTCTCGCGCTCCGCAAAGCGTTCAGCGAACGCTTGAAGGCAGAGGACGTCGTGGTGGTGGATGACCTGAAGCTCGCCTCGGCGAAGACGAAGGAATTCCTCGCGGTTCTCGCGACGTTGAAGATTGACGGCACGGTGCTCGTCGTTTCCGACATCGACAAGAATCTGACGCTGGCCACCCGCAATGTTCCGCACGCGGAACTGACGGATGGAACGACGTTGAACACGTATCAGCTCCTGCGCAATGACAAGGTGCTGTTCACCAAGAGCGCGCTCGATAAGTTCACCGCGCGTCTCGGCTAA
- the rplC gene encoding 50S ribosomal protein L3: MPLGILGKKLGQTRVYDAAGNAVAVTVVLVGSNRVVQCKTVETDGYKAVQLGMEDQKESRVSKPALGHFSKHKAQPVKVLREFRDFPLDVKPGDVVGAKVFAVGDAVDAIGITKGRGFEGVVKRHGFRGGDMTHGCKGWKRRSGAIGQRLFPGTVMRGMKMPGHMGQVQRTTQNLKVVQVLEEDSVLLISGAIPGSKGDYVVIREAKKKRKAAAKAAK, encoded by the coding sequence ATGCCACTCGGAATCCTTGGTAAAAAATTGGGCCAGACCCGCGTCTATGACGCCGCTGGCAATGCAGTCGCCGTCACCGTTGTCCTCGTCGGTAGCAACCGCGTGGTGCAGTGCAAGACGGTGGAGACGGATGGCTACAAGGCAGTCCAGCTGGGCATGGAAGACCAGAAGGAAAGCCGTGTGAGCAAGCCTGCTCTTGGCCATTTCAGCAAGCACAAGGCCCAACCGGTCAAAGTGCTCCGCGAATTCCGCGATTTCCCGCTCGATGTGAAGCCGGGTGACGTGGTGGGTGCTAAAGTTTTCGCCGTCGGTGACGCTGTTGATGCCATCGGCATCACAAAAGGCCGCGGTTTTGAAGGTGTCGTGAAGCGCCATGGTTTCCGTGGCGGTGACATGACCCACGGTTGCAAGGGCTGGAAGCGCCGCAGCGGCGCCATCGGTCAGCGTCTCTTCCCCGGTACTGTTATGCGCGGGATGAAGATGCCTGGTCACATGGGTCAGGTGCAACGGACGACTCAGAACCTGAAAGTGGTTCAAGTATTGGAAGAGGACAGTGTGCTCCTCATCAGTGGCGCGATTCCCGGATCGAAGGGCGACTACGTCGTCATCCGCGAAGCCAAGAAGAAACGCAAGGCAGCTGCCAAGGCAGCGAAGTAA
- the rpsJ gene encoding 30S ribosomal protein S10 — protein sequence MAGQRIRIRLKAYDHRVIDQSAHDIVETVKRTGARVAGPIPLPTRVERFTVQRSPHVDKKSQETFEQRTHKRLLDIIEPTAKTVDELKKLNLPAGVDITIKI from the coding sequence ATGGCTGGACAACGTATTCGCATAAGGCTGAAAGCCTACGATCACCGGGTGATCGATCAGTCGGCGCATGACATCGTGGAAACGGTGAAGCGCACGGGCGCACGGGTAGCTGGACCGATTCCGCTGCCGACTCGCGTTGAACGCTTCACAGTGCAGCGCTCGCCGCACGTGGATAAGAAGTCGCAAGAAACTTTTGAGCAGCGCACCCACAAGCGCCTGCTGGACATCATTGAACCGACCGCCAAGACGGTGGACGAGCTGAAGAAGCTCAACCTCCCTGCCGGTGTGGACATCACCATCAAGATATAA
- the fusA gene encoding elongation factor G, with protein sequence MTAEAKNLNSPNREYTMQRTRNIGIAAHIDAGKTTTTERILFYTGLIHKIGDVDDGNTVTDWMEQEKERGITITSAAVTCFWTQKKETGLYKAFEAVPHRVNIIDTPGHVDFTAEVERSMRVLDGAVAVFCGVAGVQPQSETVWRQATKYKVPRIAFVNKMDRTGANFENALNDMRTKLKAYAFPIALPIGAGETFAGIIDLVNQKMINWGEGDVTTEGLKYEISEIPAEHQERAKAGLADLIDAVSNKDDAIAELVLEEKPITPDILKAAIRRLTCKIELIPVLCGSAFKKKGVQFLIDTVIDYLPSPLDIPPATGHEPGVEAPIDIISDDNGKFCSLAFKLWTDPYAGKLVFFRVYSGSLKKGDTIYNPRTRKRERVSRLMVIQGSERKDVESVYSGDIAALVGLRNITTGDTLCNEDFDIMLEPPTFPEPVISMAVEPKTKADRDKMAEGLQRLAEEDPTFRCFTNEETSQLIIAGMGELHLEIIIDRLKREFKVEANSGAPQIAYRETVTAPAEGEGKFIRQSGGRGQYGHACIKLEPNEKGKGIEINNKIVGGAIPKEFIPPVIAGIEEAIRSGVYAGYQVIDIKVDIVDGSFHDVDSNELAFKMAGIFALKDAFKRANPILLEPLMKVEVTTPDEYQGDLLGDINRRRGVIQGVDAKNGQTVLNAHVPLAEMFGYATAIRSLSKGRASYSMEPLAFEQVPNSVATQILESSAKRPAARS encoded by the coding sequence ATGACAGCCGAAGCAAAAAATCTGAACTCGCCGAACCGCGAGTATACGATGCAGCGCACCCGCAATATCGGTATTGCGGCGCACATCGATGCGGGCAAGACGACGACGACGGAGCGTATCCTGTTCTACACGGGTCTTATCCATAAGATCGGTGACGTGGATGATGGTAATACCGTGACGGACTGGATGGAGCAGGAAAAGGAGCGTGGTATCACGATTACCTCCGCTGCTGTGACGTGCTTCTGGACTCAGAAGAAAGAAACGGGTCTGTACAAGGCTTTTGAAGCGGTTCCTCATCGCGTCAATATCATCGACACTCCGGGTCACGTGGACTTCACGGCTGAGGTTGAGCGTTCGATGCGGGTGCTGGATGGTGCGGTGGCTGTGTTCTGTGGTGTGGCTGGTGTGCAGCCGCAATCGGAAACGGTTTGGCGCCAGGCGACGAAGTATAAAGTTCCGCGTATCGCGTTCGTCAACAAGATGGACCGTACGGGCGCGAACTTTGAGAATGCCTTGAATGACATGCGCACGAAGCTGAAGGCGTATGCATTCCCGATCGCTCTGCCGATCGGTGCGGGTGAGACTTTTGCTGGTATCATTGATCTGGTGAATCAGAAGATGATTAACTGGGGTGAAGGTGATGTCACCACGGAAGGTCTAAAGTACGAAATTTCTGAGATTCCAGCTGAGCATCAGGAGCGGGCGAAAGCGGGTCTGGCTGACTTGATTGACGCAGTATCCAACAAGGATGATGCGATCGCTGAATTGGTCTTGGAAGAGAAGCCGATCACGCCTGACATCTTGAAAGCGGCCATCCGCCGTCTGACTTGCAAAATCGAGCTGATCCCGGTGCTGTGCGGTTCTGCCTTCAAGAAAAAGGGCGTGCAGTTCCTGATCGATACGGTCATTGATTACCTCCCGTCCCCGTTGGACATTCCTCCGGCCACGGGCCATGAGCCTGGTGTGGAAGCTCCGATTGACATCATCTCCGATGATAACGGCAAGTTCTGCTCTTTGGCGTTCAAACTGTGGACGGATCCTTACGCGGGCAAGCTGGTATTCTTCCGTGTTTATTCCGGCAGTCTGAAGAAGGGTGATACGATTTATAACCCGCGCACGCGCAAGCGTGAGCGCGTGAGCCGCCTGATGGTCATTCAAGGCAGCGAGCGTAAGGATGTGGAATCGGTGTATTCCGGTGACATCGCGGCGCTCGTGGGTCTGCGCAACATCACCACGGGTGATACGCTGTGCAATGAAGACTTCGACATCATGCTCGAACCGCCGACATTCCCTGAACCGGTGATCAGCATGGCGGTGGAGCCGAAGACGAAGGCTGACCGCGACAAGATGGCGGAAGGTCTGCAACGTCTGGCGGAAGAAGATCCGACATTCCGCTGCTTCACGAACGAAGAGACGAGCCAACTCATCATCGCGGGCATGGGTGAGTTGCACTTGGAAATCATCATCGACCGATTGAAGCGCGAATTCAAGGTCGAGGCGAATTCCGGCGCTCCGCAAATCGCTTATCGTGAAACTGTCACTGCACCTGCTGAAGGTGAAGGCAAGTTCATCCGCCAGTCCGGTGGTCGTGGTCAGTATGGTCATGCTTGCATCAAGCTGGAGCCGAACGAGAAGGGCAAGGGCATCGAAATCAATAACAAGATTGTCGGTGGTGCCATTCCGAAGGAATTCATCCCGCCAGTCATCGCGGGTATCGAAGAAGCGATCCGTAGTGGTGTTTACGCCGGCTATCAGGTCATCGATATCAAGGTGGATATTGTTGACGGATCCTTCCATGATGTTGACTCCAACGAATTGGCGTTTAAGATGGCTGGCATTTTCGCCTTGAAGGACGCCTTCAAGCGCGCGAATCCGATCCTGCTTGAGCCTTTGATGAAGGTTGAAGTGACGACACCTGATGAGTATCAGGGTGATCTTTTGGGTGATATCAACCGCCGTCGTGGCGTGATTCAGGGCGTGGACGCCAAGAACGGTCAAACGGTGCTGAACGCACACGTGCCGCTGGCGGAAATGTTCGGTTATGCAACCGCGATCCGGTCCCTCTCGAAGGGCCGTGCCTCCTACTCCATGGAGCCGCTGGCTTTCGAACAGGTGCCGAACTCGGTGGCGACACAAATTTTGGAATCGTCGGCCAAGCGGCCGGCTGCTCGCAGTTAA
- the rpsG gene encoding 30S ribosomal protein S7, with the protein MSRRRRAVKRPLSLDGKYKSALVSRLVNTVMRGGNKSTAQKIVYGAFDELAEKQVEISPLEVLQRAVDNAKPRLEVKARRVGGATYQVPLEVPADRQAALAMRWLVTFADGRKGLPMRKALAVEILEAYQGQGNAIRKRDEVHKMAQANKAFAHFRW; encoded by the coding sequence ATGTCACGTCGTCGTCGTGCAGTTAAGCGTCCGTTGAGCCTGGATGGCAAATACAAGAGTGCTCTTGTGTCCCGTCTGGTGAACACGGTCATGCGTGGTGGTAACAAGAGCACCGCTCAGAAGATCGTTTACGGTGCCTTTGATGAGCTGGCTGAGAAGCAGGTGGAGATCTCGCCGTTGGAAGTTCTCCAGCGCGCAGTGGATAACGCCAAACCTCGCTTGGAAGTGAAGGCCCGCCGTGTTGGTGGTGCTACCTATCAGGTTCCGCTGGAAGTTCCGGCTGACCGTCAGGCGGCTCTCGCGATGCGCTGGTTGGTGACTTTTGCGGATGGCCGCAAGGGTTTGCCGATGCGCAAGGCGCTGGCTGTGGAAATCTTGGAAGCCTATCAGGGCCAGGGTAATGCGATCCGTAAGCGGGACGAGGTGCATAAGATGGCGCAGGCCAACAAGGCCTTTGCACATTTCCGCTGGTAG
- the rpsL gene encoding 30S ribosomal protein S12 codes for MPTINQLVRKGRNKLKYKSKSPALENSPFRRGVCLQVMTRTPKKPNSAMRKVAKVRLTNGYEVIAYIPDEGHNLQEHSIVLVRGGRVKDLPGVRYHIVRGTLDAAGVEKRRVSRSKYGVKRPKAAKPAAK; via the coding sequence ATGCCGACGATCAACCAACTGGTCCGTAAAGGACGCAATAAGCTGAAGTATAAGTCGAAGTCACCGGCTTTGGAAAACTCGCCGTTTCGGCGTGGTGTCTGCCTGCAGGTGATGACCCGCACGCCCAAGAAGCCGAACTCGGCGATGCGGAAGGTGGCCAAAGTCCGCCTGACGAACGGTTATGAAGTGATCGCCTACATTCCGGATGAGGGTCATAACTTGCAAGAGCACTCGATCGTGCTGGTGCGTGGTGGCCGTGTGAAGGACTTGCCGGGTGTGCGCTATCACATTGTGCGTGGTACGCTGGACGCCGCTGGCGTCGAGAAGCGCCGCGTGAGCCGTTCCAAGTATGGTGTCAAACGTCCGAAGGCGGCGAAGCCTGCGGCCAAGTAA
- the rpoC gene encoding DNA-directed RNA polymerase subunit beta' has translation MMNPKESARELLGLEKVNLVDYVSISVASPENVRAWSKGEVKNPETINYRTFKPEKGGLFCERIFGPVKDWECSCGKYKRIKHRGVVCDRCGVEVTLSRVRRERMGHIELAVPVSHIWFFKCMPSRIGLMLDMTARNLERVIYYEDYLVIDPGSTPLKGHQLLTENEYREARETYGADAFVAKMGAEAVRDALARTDLAQSIEGLQQSMTETKSKQIRKKLAKRIKLFQGFLTSKSRPEWMILTVLPVIPPDLRPLVPLEGGRFATSDLNDLYRRVINRNNRLKTLLQLKTPEVIIRNEKRMLQEAVDALFDNGRHGRAVTGAGNRPLKSLSDMLKGKSGRFRQNLLGKRVDYSGRSVIVIGPELKLNQCGLPKKMALVLFEPFIIRKLKERGYVHTVRSAKKMIERQTPEVWDILDEVTKGHPVLLNRAPTLHRLSIQAFEPTLIEGEAIRIHPLVCTAYNADFDGDQMAVHVPLSVEAQMEARLLMMAPLNIFSPSSGKPIMTPTQDITLGVYYLTAEPRVHKDNNKRKPMLFGSKDEVLFAHADGAVRTHERIQILNPDKGRKTVYGDATSKLIETTVGRVIFSEIWPAELGFANFAVGKSKIGDLIWQCYKNCGHDKTVVMLDKLKELGFREAAKSGTSIGIDDMIIPKEKNKEIDEAQKQISEVEKQYRKGVITPGERYNKIVDIWTHCTDQISNVMLRTLEQNQGKREYNPVFLMVDSGARGNKAQVRQLAGVRGLMAKPSGDIIEKPILSNFREGLSVLEYFISTHGARKGLADTALKTADSGYMTRKLVDVAQDVIIQQIDCGTTNGIWVQAVYEGEETVVKLSDRIVGRVSAEDVNDPSAPKTFLVKANDEIDEVKAKALDNSGLDRIKVRSVLTCEAKHGICANCYGRNLSTGQLVKLGEAVGIVAAQSIGEPGTQLTMRTFHTGGVAAGQFKQPIIKVKYDGLVKYQDIRSVQLEDGSNIVLNKNGSVAILAEDGRELESHNIVIGAVISFANGEQIKKGDTLAQWDPHNVPILSEKAGAVKFHDIIEGVTMKQEVDETTGQESMVIIDHKEDLHPQVIVVDTKGEPIAQYAIPSGAHIAITEGDTIVAGTLLAKTPRKTSKTKDITGGLPRVAELFEARRPKDAAEISKIDGIVDFGPSVRGKRCIVIKDPVTALEEEHLIPIGKHVIVFKGDFVKKGQQLTEGPVVPHEILEVCGPQELQEHLVSEVQEVYRLQGVTINDKHIEIIVRQMLRKVRITEPGDTQFLWGEQIDRLAFEAENERVEKMGGKPSEAQPVLLGITKASLETESFLSAASFQDTTRVLTEAATMGKKDTLRGFKENVIMGHIIPAGSGFDLHRKVKLTPLVELPPMEEAPIEEEQPLAS, from the coding sequence ATGATGAATCCGAAAGAATCCGCCCGTGAGTTGCTCGGCCTCGAGAAGGTTAACCTTGTCGATTACGTGTCCATCAGCGTGGCCTCCCCGGAAAACGTGCGTGCGTGGTCCAAGGGCGAGGTGAAGAATCCGGAGACGATCAATTACCGGACCTTCAAGCCTGAAAAAGGTGGCTTGTTCTGCGAACGTATCTTCGGTCCCGTGAAGGACTGGGAGTGCTCTTGCGGCAAGTATAAACGCATCAAGCATCGCGGCGTCGTTTGCGACCGTTGCGGTGTGGAAGTGACGTTGTCCCGCGTGCGTCGTGAGCGCATGGGCCATATCGAATTGGCCGTGCCCGTCTCGCACATCTGGTTCTTCAAGTGCATGCCGTCCCGCATCGGCCTGATGCTGGACATGACGGCGCGCAATCTTGAGCGCGTGATCTATTACGAGGACTACCTCGTGATCGACCCCGGCTCGACGCCGCTCAAGGGCCACCAGCTCTTGACGGAGAACGAATATCGCGAAGCCCGCGAGACCTACGGTGCCGATGCGTTCGTGGCGAAGATGGGTGCCGAAGCCGTGCGTGACGCACTGGCCCGCACGGATCTCGCCCAGAGCATCGAAGGTCTGCAACAATCGATGACGGAAACGAAGTCGAAGCAGATCCGCAAGAAGCTCGCCAAGCGCATCAAGCTGTTCCAAGGCTTCCTGACCTCCAAGAGCCGTCCGGAATGGATGATCCTCACGGTGCTGCCGGTGATCCCACCGGACTTGCGCCCGCTCGTACCGCTGGAAGGTGGCCGCTTTGCGACGTCCGACTTGAACGATCTCTACCGCCGCGTCATCAACCGCAACAACCGTCTCAAGACGTTGCTGCAGCTCAAGACGCCTGAGGTCATCATCCGCAACGAGAAGCGCATGCTGCAGGAAGCTGTGGACGCGCTGTTCGACAACGGCCGTCATGGCCGTGCGGTGACCGGCGCGGGCAACCGCCCGTTGAAGTCCCTCTCGGACATGCTGAAAGGCAAGTCCGGCCGCTTCCGTCAGAACTTGCTCGGTAAGCGCGTGGACTACTCCGGCCGTTCTGTGATCGTGATCGGTCCGGAACTGAAGCTCAACCAGTGCGGTCTGCCGAAGAAGATGGCGCTCGTGCTGTTCGAGCCGTTCATCATCCGCAAGCTGAAGGAACGTGGCTATGTGCACACGGTCCGCTCGGCCAAGAAGATGATCGAGCGCCAGACGCCCGAAGTGTGGGACATCCTGGACGAAGTGACGAAGGGCCACCCGGTTCTCCTGAACCGCGCCCCAACATTGCACCGTCTGTCCATCCAGGCGTTCGAACCGACATTGATCGAAGGCGAAGCGATCCGCATTCACCCGCTGGTCTGCACCGCTTACAACGCGGACTTCGACGGCGACCAGATGGCCGTGCACGTTCCTCTGTCTGTGGAAGCACAGATGGAAGCGCGCCTGCTCATGATGGCTCCGTTGAACATCTTCAGCCCGTCCAGCGGCAAGCCGATCATGACGCCGACGCAGGACATCACGCTCGGTGTGTATTACCTCACCGCGGAACCGCGCGTCCACAAGGACAACAACAAGCGCAAGCCGATGTTGTTCGGTTCCAAGGACGAAGTGCTCTTCGCCCATGCGGATGGTGCCGTGCGCACGCACGAGCGCATCCAGATCTTGAATCCGGACAAGGGCCGCAAGACCGTTTACGGCGATGCGACTTCCAAGCTGATCGAAACGACGGTGGGCCGCGTGATCTTCAGCGAGATCTGGCCTGCTGAATTGGGCTTTGCCAACTTCGCGGTGGGCAAGTCCAAGATCGGTGACCTGATCTGGCAATGCTACAAGAACTGCGGCCACGACAAGACGGTCGTGATGCTCGACAAGCTCAAGGAATTGGGCTTCCGCGAAGCTGCGAAATCCGGCACCTCCATCGGTATCGATGACATGATCATCCCGAAGGAGAAGAACAAGGAGATCGACGAGGCGCAGAAGCAGATCAGCGAAGTCGAGAAGCAGTATCGCAAGGGTGTCATCACTCCGGGCGAGCGCTACAACAAGATCGTCGACATCTGGACGCATTGCACGGACCAGATCTCGAACGTGATGCTCCGCACCTTGGAACAGAACCAGGGCAAGCGGGAATACAATCCTGTGTTCCTGATGGTGGACTCCGGTGCTCGTGGTAACAAGGCGCAGGTGCGTCAGCTCGCTGGTGTGCGTGGTCTTATGGCCAAGCCCTCCGGTGACATCATCGAGAAGCCGATTTTGTCGAACTTCCGCGAAGGTCTGTCGGTGTTGGAATACTTCATTTCCACGCACGGTGCCCGTAAGGGTCTGGCGGATACGGCGCTGAAGACCGCTGACTCCGGTTACATGACCCGCAAGCTGGTGGATGTGGCGCAGGACGTCATCATCCAGCAGATCGATTGCGGCACGACCAACGGTATCTGGGTGCAGGCTGTCTACGAAGGTGAAGAAACCGTCGTGAAGCTGAGCGACCGTATCGTGGGCCGTGTGAGCGCTGAAGACGTGAACGATCCTTCGGCTCCGAAGACGTTCCTCGTCAAGGCGAACGACGAAATCGACGAGGTCAAGGCGAAGGCTTTGGATAACTCCGGTCTGGACCGCATCAAGGTGCGCTCCGTGCTGACCTGCGAAGCGAAGCATGGCATCTGCGCCAACTGCTACGGCCGCAACCTGTCCACCGGCCAGCTCGTGAAGCTGGGCGAGGCAGTCGGCATCGTTGCTGCGCAATCCATCGGTGAGCCCGGTACGCAGCTCACGATGCGCACGTTCCATACGGGTGGTGTGGCTGCCGGTCAGTTCAAGCAGCCGATCATCAAGGTCAAGTATGACGGTCTGGTGAAGTATCAGGACATCCGTTCGGTGCAGCTCGAGGATGGCAGCAACATCGTGCTGAACAAGAACGGTTCCGTGGCCATCTTGGCCGAAGACGGCCGTGAGCTGGAAAGCCACAACATCGTGATCGGTGCGGTGATCTCCTTCGCGAACGGCGAACAGATCAAGAAGGGCGATACGCTGGCGCAATGGGACCCGCACAACGTGCCGATTCTCTCGGAGAAGGCCGGTGCTGTGAAGTTCCACGACATCATCGAGGGCGTGACGATGAAGCAGGAAGTCGACGAGACGACCGGCCAGGAATCCATGGTGATCATCGATCACAAGGAAGACCTGCACCCGCAAGTCATCGTGGTGGACACGAAGGGCGAGCCGATCGCGCAATACGCGATTCCGTCCGGCGCGCACATCGCGATCACGGAAGGCGACACGATTGTCGCCGGTACGTTGCTCGCCAAGACGCCGCGCAAGACCTCGAAGACGAAGGACATCACGGGCGGTCTGCCGCGTGTGGCCGAACTCTTCGAAGCACGCCGCCCGAAGGACGCTGCGGAGATCTCGAAGATCGACGGTATCGTGGACTTCGGTCCGAGCGTGCGCGGCAAACGCTGCATCGTGATCAAGGACCCGGTCACCGCATTGGAAGAGGAACACCTCATCCCGATCGGCAAGCACGTCATCGTGTTCAAGGGCGACTTCGTGAAGAAGGGTCAACAATTGACCGAAGGTCCGGTGGTGCCGCACGAAATTCTCGAGGTCTGCGGACCTCAGGAGCTGCAGGAGCACTTGGTGAGCGAAGTGCAGGAAGTTTATCGTCTGCAAGGTGTGACGATCAACGACAAGCACATCGAGATCATCGTGCGCCAGATGTTGCGCAAGGTCCGCATCACGGAACCGGGTGATACCCAGTTCCTGTGGGGTGAACAGATCGACCGTCTGGCCTTTGAAGCCGAGAACGAGCGCGTCGAGAAGATGGGTGGCAAGCCCTCTGAGGCGCAGCCGGTGCTGCTGGGCATCACCAAGGCGTCTCTGGAGACGGAATCATTCCTGAGCGCTGCATCCTTCCAAGACACCACGCGTGTCCTCACTGAGGCTGCGACGATGGGCAAGAAGGACACGCTGCGTGGCTTCAAGGAAAACGTGATCATGGGTCACATCATCCCGGCTGGTTCAGGCTTTGACCTGCATCGCAAGGTGAAATTGACGCCGCTGGTGGAACTTCCTCCGATGGAAGAAGCTCCAATCGAAGAGGAACAGCCTCTGGCGAGCTAA